From a single Cryptococcus deuterogattii R265 chromosome 5, complete sequence genomic region:
- a CDS encoding 6,7-dimethyl-8-ribityllumazine synthase, which yields MLDTTVKGLPPPPKAYDGSRLRIAIVHARWNDRIINALLDGALAKLRQQGVKDENIVVKTVAGSYELPLACKKLIEAGKIQSANAAPSMLASTTNLLSLIDNTSSTQQTASQSQTPSQSQTPSQPTASTAPFDAVIAIGCLIKGSTMHFEYICEAVSQGLMNVQLQTGTPVVFGVLTVLNDEQALVRAGVGSGEDKGHNHGEDWGLAAVELASQYKEWEQGIL from the exons ATGCTCGACACCACCGTCAAGGgtcttccccctcctcccaagGCATACGACGGCTCGCGCCTCAGGATCGCCATCGTGCATGCGAGGTGGAACGACAGGATCATCAACGCACTCCTCGACGGCGCACTCGCAAAGCTCAGGCAGCAGGGCGTCAAGGACGAGAACATTGTCGTCAAGACCGTCGCAGGCAGCTACGAGCTTCCTCTGGCGTGCAAGAA ACTCATCGAGGCCGGCAAGATCCAGTCCGCCAACGCCGCCCCTTCCATGCTCGCATCCACCaccaacctcctctccctcatcgACAACACCTCGTCCACCCAGCAGACTGCCTCGCAGTCCCAGACACCGTCCCAGTCCCAGACCCCGTCTCAGCCCACCGCTTCCACCGCGCCATTCGACGCCGTCATCGCTATCGGATGCCTTATCAAGGGGTCCACCATGCACTTTGAGTACATCTGCGAAGCCGTGTCTCAGGGCTTGATGAACGTCCAGCTTCAGACAGGTACACCCGTCGTCTTTGGTGTCTTGACCGTCTTGAACGACGAGCAGGCCTTGGTCAGGGCCGGTGTCGGTAGCGGAGAGGACAAGGGACACA ACCACGGCGAAGACTGGGGTCTTGCTGCTGTCGAGCTTGCTTCTCAGTACAAGGAGTGGGAACAGGGAATCCTCTGA
- a CDS encoding elongator complex protein 1 encodes MRSISPLRLAVAELPALPASIALDPETAALYVAAESLSPHGVHVDILQVIGGNVQPIASFSSPVRAPFSKPEYAPETLSLHYLPDERSLVILLAGGDIATLALHGPDGSAAPVEVVGSVDSGIKAAAWSPDDEQIILVTGEDNLVCMTRNFDVVHEEPLRSQGFGQDKFINVGWGSKSTQFHGSLGKSAARQPTDTAPSVSHPTDHGLPVISFRGDASFFAVSSLDPYHAEESESESESGKARRQVRIYARDASAGFQPKLSATSESLPGLEPALAWRPSGNLISTIVRYGYHGGGEGRQGRWDVAMLERNGLRHGGFELREDKADWEDGRIRGLGWNADSEILAVWIERKDRDVVQLWSMKNYHYYLKQELYSHDTQKPRFRGFKWHPEDPLSLYIICQDSIQHRTFTWDTFAARLPMPHDTASVAVIDGTRLLLTPFRTQNTPPPMSSYHLTLPSTPVHACLSNWDDTAAAVFANGHVMVWKLNTRLPGPKGSKLRGGGQVAEPVMDFERRNVGDGGRVFRNLALGPGGKVAVLSLAVGRAGAAGGGGTTEQSGWVNVFGKGEQDEEEIEVESGVERILWTDQGSILVLNGQGRLYSLGSKESIDMTLPSQPTSILLSGHLLFTLSPTSKLHVTSLTSSAQHPISVSQQPVTSFTLTSSFLIFTTTSHFAHFAPLTTLEKLANTNGDDLMAVGTNTHEMKWEERRVERGAKIVVASESEMSLVLQATRGNLETVYPRPMVLQVVKRDVLAGAYRAAFLTCRKHRLDLNILYDLDPEKFMANLENFVEQVHEVDYLNLFVSSLNSEDSAKAVYGEQARENITSTIPADKVNTICDALRALLEARGLEKYVETILTTHVCKIPPDYESGLRVLLQLQADHPEIVEDAIKYIIFLSDVNKLYDVALGMYNFQLVLMIAQYSQKDPKEYLPFLRELRALDKWDQRFKIDDHLERRESALANLTQAGPERFEDAASYLAKYELYDTAFKLYKDDQEKLIVIHDLYGDYLYDRRDYTDSALSYLMANKPQKALKAYERAHAWRELFALAKKEGLSKESLDEMIERVTDYLGSRGRHLEASQIFIEYSSDVDSAVDTCCRGAEFSEAYRLTSIHDRSDLVEAMIHPGLEEAHEALIEVFEEMDGQLDKETKRLKELNEIREKDHDAFYIVEREIDIEGVDVATNATTVASAFTRYTVAPSTMFSQTTRMTGQTAKSKRGKKRATGRRGTVDEWEYLVMSIGRLLARVDEKSAEALTLLRHLILASSDHVALAQSLQSTIIAFRTKLSSALDEAWQDRDAVLKEVVESGGSGLEGGLEKSLGEVKPHVGEWKGMGLLLSN; translated from the exons ATGAGGAGCATCTCCCCCCTCCGTCTCGCCGTCGCCGAGCTCCCCGCCCTCCCCGCCAGCATCGCGCTCGACCCAGAGACCGCCGCGCTCTACGTCGCAGCAGAGTCCCTCTCCCCCCACGGCGTCCACGTGGATATCCTCCAGGTCATCGGCGGGAATGTCCAG CCCAtcgcctccttctcctcccccgTACGCGCACCGTTCAGCAAGCCAGAGTATGCACCCGAGACGCTCTCCCTCCACTACCTCCCAGACGAACGCTCCCTCGTCATTCTTCTCGCAGGCGGAGACATTGCTACGCTGGCACTCCACGGCCCAGACGGATCAGCCGCTCCT GTCGAGGTCGTGGGAAGCGTAGACAGCGGTATCAAGGCGGCCGCATGGTCGCCCGACGACGAACAAATTATTCTCGTCACCGGTGAAGATAATTTGGTCTGTATGACCAGAAATTTTGATGTGGTCCATGAAGAGCCACTTCGATCACAAGGCTTTGGACAAG ACAAATTCATCAATGTCGGATGGGGATCCAAGTCGACTCAATTCCACGGCTCGCTAGGTAAATCAGCCGCTCGCCAGCCTACCGACACTGCCCCCTCCGTCTCCCACCCAACCGACCACGGTCTCCCCGTCATCTCTTTCCGTGGCGACGCCTCTTTTTTTGCCGTCTCTTCCCTCGACCCGTACCACGCCGAAGAATCAGAATCAGAATCAGAATCGGGGAAGGCAAGACGTCAGGTCAGGATATACGCGCGAGACGCCTCGGCAGGTTTCCAACCCAAACTGTCAGCCACCTCGGAATCCCTCCCCGGCCTGGAACCGGCTCTTGCATGGAGACCGAGCGGGAACCTCATATCCACCATTGTCCGATACGGCTACCATGGCGGCGGCGAAGGTCGACAAGGCAGATGGGATGTAGCCATGCTCGAAAGAAATGGATTGCGACATGGCGGATTCGAATTGAGAGAGGATAAAGCCGATTGGGAAGACGGTAGGATCAGGGGGTTGGGATGGAATGCTGATTCAGAAATCTTGGCCGTTTGGATCGAGCGAAAGGACAGGGATGTCG TGCAATTATGGTCCATGAAAAACTATCATTACTATCTCAAGCAAGAACTGTACTCTCACGATACGCAAAAACCTAGGTTTAGAGGATTCAAATGGCACCCGGAAGaccctctctctctctacATCATCTGTCAAG ACTCTATCCAGCACCGTACATTTACATGGGACACTTTTGCCGCCCGCTTACCCATGCCTCACGATACCGCTTCCGTCGCCGTCATCGACGGCACCCGTCTCCTCCTCACTCCCTTCCGAACCCAAAACACACCCCCGCCCATGTCCTCCTACCACCTCACCCTCCCGTCAACCCCCGTACACGCATGTTTATCCAATTGGGACGATACGGCTGCTGCCGTGTTTGCCAACGGCCACGTGATGGTTTGGAAACTCAACACTCGGCTGCCTGGACCAAAGGGATCGAAATTGAGGGGAGGCGGCCAAGTGGCAGAGCCGGTTATGGATTTCGAGAGGAGGAACGTgggtgatggtggaagagtTTTCAGGAATCTAGCTCTTGGTCCCGGGGGTAAAGTCGCAGTCCTCAGTCTGGCCGTAGGTCGTGCCGGTGCtgctggcggtggtggtacAACGGAGCAAAGTGGATGGGTGAATGTGTTTGGTaaaggagaacaagatgaagaagagatagagGTGGAGAGTGGTGTCGAGAGGATTTTGTGGACTGATCAAGGCAGTATCCTTGTATTGAACGGTCAAGGCAGATTATACAGCT TGGGAAGCAAGGAATCTATTGACATGACGCTTCCCTCCCAACccacctccatcctcctctccggCCACCTTTTATTCACTCTTTCGCCAACATCCAAACTCCATGTAACCTCgctcacttcttctgctcaGCATCCCATCTCCGTCTCCCAACAACCAGTCACTTCATTCACGCttacatcttctttcctcatcttcaccaccacctctcaCTTTGCACACTTTGCGCCTCTCACCACATTGGAAAAGCTCGCCAACACCAACGGAGACGATCTCATGGCCGTGGGGACGAACACTCATGAAATGAAGTGGGAAGAGCGAAGAGTAGAGAGAGGCGCAAAGATTGTCGTCGCCAGCGAGAGCGAAATGAGTTTGGTGCTCCAAGCGACACGTGGTAATCTCGAGACAGTTTATCCTAGACCAATGGTCTTGCAGGTCGTCAAGCGGGATGTTTTGGC CGGAGCATACCGTGCAGCATTCTTGACGTGCAGGAAACATCGATTAGACCTCAACATCTTGTACGACCTGGACCCTGAAAAGTTTATGGCAAACTTGGAAAACTTTGTAGAACAAGTTCACGAGGTGGATTACCTCAATCTATtcgtttcttctctcaa CTCGGAGGACTCTGCCAAGGCCGTGTATGGTGAACAAGCGCGCGAAAACATAACCTCGACTATCCCTGCCGACAAGGTCAACACCATCTGCGATGCGCTTCGTGCCCTCCTCGAAGCCCGCGGATTGGAAAAATACGTCGAGACGATTCTTACCACGCATGTGTGCAAGATTCCGCCCGATTACGAATCGGGGCTGAGAGTCCTTTTGCAATTGCAAG CGGACCACCCCGAGATCGTAGAGGATGCAATCAAGtacatcatcttcctttccgaTGTGAACAAGCTCTATGATGTGGCTTTGGGAATGTACAACTTCCAGCTGGTTCTCATGATTGCTCAATACTCCCAAAAG GATCCGAAAGAATaccttcctttcctgcGAGAACTCCGAGCTCTTGATAAATGGGATCAACGATTCAAGATTGACGATCATCTCGAAAGACGAGAAAGTGCGTTGGCCAACCTTACGCAAGCTGGTCCAGAAAGGTTTGAAGATGCAGCGTCGTATCTGGCCAAGTATGAGCTATACGATACCGCTTTTAAATTGTacaaagatgatcaagAAAAATTGATT gttaTCCATGACCTTTACGGAGACTACCTGTACGACCGCCGAGATTATACAGATTCTGCGCTTT CGTATCTTATGGCGAACAAGCCTCAAAAAGCCCTCAAGGCGTACGAACGTGCTCACGCCTGGCGAGAATTGTTTGCATtggccaagaaggagggtttGTCAAAGGAGTCTTTGGACGAGATGATTGAGCGTGTCACAG ACTACCTTGGCTCTCGAGGCCGACACCTGGAAGCTTCCCAGATATTCATCGAGTATTCATCCGACGTTGACAGCGCTGTCGACACTTGCTGCCGCGGCGCCGAATTCTCTGAAGCCTATCGCTTGACGTCTATTCATGATCGGTCAGACCTTGTAGAAGCCATGATTCACCCtgggttggaagaagcacaCGAAGCGCTGATAGAGGTctttgaggagatggatggacaGCTGGACAAGGAAacaaagagattgaaagagTTGAATGAGATTCGGGAGAAAGACCACG ACGCATTCTATATCgtggagagggagatcGATATTGAAGGTGTGGATGTGGCCACCAACGCCACAACCGTCGCCTCCGCATTCACACGGTACACTGTTGCGCCTAGTACAATGTTTTCTCAAACCACTCGAATGACTGG GCAAACGGCCAAGTCGAAGAGAGGTAAAAAGAGGGCTACTGGTCGAAGAGGTACTGTCGATGAATGGGAATACCTGGTGATGAGTATTGGACGATTGCTCGCCCGCGTTGATGAAAAGAGTG CCGAAGCCCTCACTCTCTTACGCCACCTTATTTTGGCCTCCTCCGACCATGTCGCCCTCGCCCAATCTCTGCAGAGCACCATCATCGCGTTCCGAACTAAGCTTTCCAGTGCTTTGGATGAAGCTTGGCAAGATAGAGATGCAGTGCTGAAAGAGGTTGTAGAGAGTGGTGGCAGCGGATTGGAAGGTGGATTAGAGAAAAGCTTGGGAGAAGTCAAGCCCCACGTAGGAGAGTGGAAAGGAATGGGTCTGTTGTTGAGCAATTAG
- a CDS encoding charged multivesicular body protein 5: protein MNRIFGTGKAKPKPSLADAIASTDTRVSSLEVKLKKLDAELSVFKNQMSKMREGPGKAAVQQRALRVLKQKRMYENQLGQLQQQTFNMEQAAMTTENLKNTMATVDAMRVANKEMKKQYKGIDIDKIESIHYDMEDLIEQANEIQESLGRSYGVPDEVDEADLQAELDALGLDDEPIGENETPSYLQDAQSLPDFVDSAPLEELQHEQPTAEVAR from the exons ATGAACAGA ATATTCGGCACAGGCAAAGCGAAACCTAAACCCTCCCTCGCAGATGCCATCGCTTCC ACCGACACTCGtgtttcttctcttgagGTCAAGCTCAAAAAACTCGATGCCGAATTGTCCGTTTTTAAGAACCAAATGTCCAAGATGCGGGAAGGTCCCGGAAAGGCGGCTGTCCAACAGAGGGCATTGAGAGTGCTTAAGCAGAAAAGGATGTACGAAAACCAGCTGGGACAGCTTCAGCAGCAAACGTTTAATATGGAGCAGGCAGCAATGACTACGGAAAATTTGAAGAACACT ATGGCTACGGTTGATGCTATGCGAGTGGCTAacaaagaaatgaaaaagcAATATAAAGGAATTGACATTGATAAGATTGAG AGTATCCACTACGACATGGAAGACCTCATCGAGCAAGCCAATGAGATACAAGAGTCTTTAGGGAGGAGCTATGGTGTCCCTGATGAAGTCGATGAGGCGGATCTTCAGGCTG AGCTCGATGCTTTAGGTCTTGATGACGAGCCTATAGGAGAAAATGAAACTCCAAGCTATTTGCAGGATGCCCAATCTTTACCAGATTTCGTCGATTCTGCGCCTCTTGAAGAACTA CAACATGAACAGCCCACAGCTGAAGTGGCGAGATAA